The Bradyrhizobium sp. CCGB01 genome segment GGCGACTGGCGCGGCGAAATGCTGGGGCGAATCCGCGGCCTGATCAAGCAGGCCGATCCCGATGTCGTCGAGGAGTGGAAATGGCGCGGCGTTCCCGTCTGGGAGCATGACGGCATCATCTGCACCGGCGAGACCTACAAGGCCGTCGTGAAGCTGACGTTTGCCAAGGGTGCGGCGCTGGACGATCCGGCCGGCCTGTTCAATTCGAGCCTCGAGGGAAATGTTCGGCGCGCGATCGACATTCGCGAAGGCGAAAAGATCAACGAGAAGGCGTTGAAGGCGCTTATTCGCGCGGCGATAGACCTTAACGCGTCCAAGGCCAGGAAGAAGCCCGCAAAGCGTTCGGCGTAGACGGGCCTCAGGCCACCGCCGGGATCGGACGCGGGCTCACGACATATTCGCGCAAGACCTTGTCGTTGGCATCGACCTCGATCAGCGAGACGTCGTAGGTCCAGAGATCGGCGAGG includes the following:
- a CDS encoding DUF1801 domain-containing protein, yielding MKKAVTAKTSSTTKTDGASPSRLIDGRIKELGDWRGEMLGRIRGLIKQADPDVVEEWKWRGVPVWEHDGIICTGETYKAVVKLTFAKGAALDDPAGLFNSSLEGNVRRAIDIREGEKINEKALKALIRAAIDLNASKARKKPAKRSA